The following are encoded in a window of Roseimaritima ulvae genomic DNA:
- a CDS encoding DUF6797 domain-containing protein: MPVRRFLRVLLCAALTACGVFAAARPTAAQSPSPLERQLLDEDPAALALQAARSGDAQRGAILFHQPWLSCTQCHRDTDDAPRLAPDLTVAAERRTDEHIVQSVLRPSHDIHPQFQLSSVVTVDGQLLTGLLVPQADDDDDADVQLRDPSNGRLTVLDRDDVELIKPQPQSAMPAALVGQLTSRTQFLDLIAYLIAIRDGGPDRARQLKPLASQIATRPLPEYEAHVDHARLIGQWDEKSFQRGRAIYQRLCINCHGDLTQPGSMPTSLRFASGQFKNGSDPHAMYQTLTRGFGAMVAQSWMVPRQKYDVIYYIRKHYLQEHNPTQWTPVNEAYLASLPAGDTLGPEPVESKPWAQMDYGPNLIATLEIGSDGSNFAHKGNAIRLDHGPGGVSQGSHWLVYDTDTMRVAAAWRKSNSSDERFIDYNGINFNGRHAIHPRIVGDVLFQNATGPGWASPDGEFTDRRVTGRDDRQYGPLPRDWAHYKGMYAHGADTIVHYTVGDANILEMPSLTSLAPAPASASPASQPPPATDVISRHLQLQPHAQPLVMQVAALDDGGSLQSLGETDSGQWSIVATGDNPTSASSTSDRFDGHTHWTVAAADSWNMHDQDYTAVVRFQTTHDGTLFAKTAPQAEWAKDGKALFIRGGRLVFDVGWVGAVQSKRRVDDGRWHTAAVMYDAASGEITLLIDGRHQATRVLKPKAKVSGHELRIGWTSQNFPSTPYFDGSIERVQFFQKRFDPSQWKALSAFELDAFDNSHALWADYRFNDAAAELHDRSEQGHDAVRHSGAESAISPQGLAVGLQGNTQGLQWHLQQGQLRLSIPPTNTARSFTIHHYPTDDAQHAILVAQQLPRSQGVDLLEKTQGGPRRWQQSITTTSRVTFDDGPFAVDELTYPRQNPWFCRMRLTGLDFFENDNGNSAAVCDWDGNVWRVEGLAALPQQPNSPQASVASSQDGATLQWTRIASGLFQPLGIKIIDGQVFVNCRDQICILRDRNGDGETDYYESFNNDHQVTEHFHEFAMGLQADAEGNLYYAKSARHALPAVVPHHGTLLKVSADGASTEILATGFRAANGVCLNPDGTFYVTDQEGHWNPKNRINWVRPGGFYGNMYGYHDVTDSSDEAMQPPLCWITNAFDRSPSELLWVDSERWGPLNGSLLNFSYGYGKAYIVPHENLGDITQGGMCELPIPQFPTGIHRGRFHPIDGQLYLCGMFAWAGTQQQDGGLYRLRYTGRPVVLPLKLTAHGTSLRLRFSAELDDAALRAEDFQISTWSLKRSASYGSKHYDTKTLTVASATLDSDNRTVTLQLPELEPTWCMEIRYRVPSSEGQHVEGVIHNTIHQL, encoded by the coding sequence ATGCCTGTTCGCCGTTTTTTGCGCGTCCTGCTGTGCGCCGCCCTGACCGCTTGCGGAGTTTTCGCGGCCGCGCGTCCGACCGCCGCTCAATCGCCCTCGCCGCTTGAACGACAACTGCTCGATGAGGATCCTGCTGCGTTGGCGCTCCAGGCCGCTCGATCCGGCGATGCGCAGCGCGGCGCGATCCTGTTCCACCAGCCCTGGCTGTCTTGCACGCAGTGCCATCGCGATACCGACGATGCCCCTCGCTTAGCTCCCGACCTGACCGTGGCCGCCGAGCGTCGCACGGACGAACACATCGTTCAATCGGTGCTGCGTCCCAGTCACGACATTCATCCGCAGTTCCAGTTGTCCAGCGTGGTCACCGTCGACGGCCAACTGCTGACCGGTTTGCTGGTTCCACAAGCCGACGATGACGACGACGCGGACGTGCAGCTCCGCGATCCCAGCAATGGTCGCCTAACGGTGTTGGACCGCGACGACGTGGAACTCATCAAGCCACAACCGCAATCGGCGATGCCGGCTGCCTTGGTCGGGCAACTGACCAGCCGCACGCAGTTTCTCGATTTGATCGCTTACCTGATTGCGATTCGCGACGGCGGACCGGACCGTGCCCGTCAACTAAAACCTCTGGCATCTCAGATCGCCACTCGGCCGCTGCCCGAATACGAAGCCCACGTCGACCATGCTCGGCTGATCGGCCAATGGGACGAAAAATCGTTTCAGCGTGGACGAGCGATCTATCAGCGGTTGTGCATCAACTGCCACGGCGACCTCACGCAACCGGGCTCGATGCCCACCTCACTGCGTTTCGCCAGCGGCCAGTTTAAAAATGGCAGCGATCCCCACGCCATGTACCAAACACTGACCCGCGGCTTCGGCGCCATGGTCGCCCAGTCCTGGATGGTACCGCGGCAGAAGTACGATGTGATCTATTACATTCGCAAACACTATTTGCAAGAACACAATCCCACCCAATGGACGCCGGTCAACGAAGCCTACCTGGCCTCCTTACCCGCCGGCGATACGTTGGGGCCGGAGCCGGTGGAATCCAAACCGTGGGCTCAGATGGACTACGGTCCCAACCTGATCGCCACGCTGGAAATCGGCTCCGACGGCAGCAATTTTGCTCACAAAGGCAACGCGATTCGGCTCGACCACGGTCCCGGAGGCGTGTCGCAGGGAAGCCACTGGTTGGTCTACGATACCGACACGATGCGAGTCGCCGCGGCCTGGCGCAAATCCAACTCGAGCGACGAGCGTTTCATCGACTACAACGGTATCAATTTCAATGGGCGGCATGCGATTCATCCTCGCATCGTTGGCGACGTCCTGTTTCAGAACGCCACCGGACCGGGCTGGGCAAGTCCGGACGGAGAGTTTACCGATCGACGCGTGACCGGACGCGATGACCGACAGTACGGCCCTCTGCCGCGTGACTGGGCGCATTACAAGGGGATGTACGCCCACGGTGCCGACACCATTGTGCACTATACCGTCGGCGATGCGAATATTCTGGAAATGCCCTCGCTGACCTCACTCGCGCCGGCCCCCGCTTCCGCTTCTCCAGCCTCGCAACCGCCCCCGGCGACGGATGTGATCAGCCGCCACCTGCAACTGCAACCGCACGCCCAGCCGCTGGTCATGCAAGTCGCTGCGTTGGACGACGGCGGCTCGCTGCAGTCTCTGGGCGAAACCGATTCCGGCCAGTGGTCGATCGTCGCGACGGGCGATAATCCGACCTCGGCCAGCTCCACAAGCGACCGCTTTGACGGCCATACCCACTGGACGGTTGCCGCGGCGGACAGCTGGAACATGCACGACCAAGACTACACGGCGGTCGTGCGATTCCAAACCACGCACGATGGCACGCTGTTCGCCAAAACGGCCCCGCAAGCCGAGTGGGCAAAAGATGGAAAGGCATTGTTTATTCGCGGCGGCCGATTGGTTTTCGATGTCGGCTGGGTGGGCGCGGTCCAATCCAAACGCCGCGTCGACGATGGACGCTGGCACACCGCCGCGGTGATGTACGACGCGGCCAGCGGTGAGATCACGCTGCTGATCGATGGCCGGCATCAAGCGACCCGCGTGTTGAAACCCAAAGCCAAAGTATCGGGACATGAACTGCGGATCGGTTGGACTTCGCAAAACTTTCCCTCCACGCCGTATTTCGATGGCTCGATCGAACGCGTGCAGTTTTTCCAGAAACGCTTTGATCCGTCGCAGTGGAAAGCGTTATCGGCGTTTGAGCTCGATGCATTCGACAACTCCCACGCGTTGTGGGCCGACTACCGCTTCAACGATGCAGCAGCGGAGTTGCATGATCGCAGCGAGCAGGGACACGACGCGGTTCGCCATTCGGGTGCCGAATCAGCGATCAGCCCACAGGGTTTGGCGGTCGGTCTGCAAGGCAACACGCAGGGTTTGCAGTGGCACCTCCAACAAGGTCAGCTGCGGCTTTCCATCCCTCCCACTAACACGGCTCGCTCCTTTACGATCCACCATTACCCGACCGACGATGCCCAACACGCCATCCTGGTCGCCCAGCAATTACCGCGGTCGCAGGGCGTGGACTTGCTCGAAAAAACCCAGGGCGGCCCACGACGTTGGCAGCAGTCGATTACCACGACCAGCCGGGTCACGTTCGATGACGGGCCGTTTGCGGTCGATGAACTGACCTATCCGCGTCAGAATCCATGGTTCTGCCGAATGCGTTTGACCGGCCTGGACTTTTTTGAAAACGACAATGGCAATAGCGCCGCGGTCTGCGACTGGGACGGCAACGTTTGGCGAGTCGAGGGGTTGGCGGCTCTACCCCAACAACCAAATTCCCCGCAAGCTTCCGTCGCATCCTCGCAAGACGGTGCGACGCTGCAGTGGACGCGGATTGCGTCAGGGCTGTTTCAGCCGCTGGGCATCAAGATCATCGATGGTCAGGTGTTTGTGAACTGCCGCGATCAGATCTGTATCCTCCGCGATCGCAACGGCGACGGCGAAACGGATTACTACGAAAGTTTTAACAACGACCACCAAGTCACCGAACACTTTCATGAATTTGCGATGGGGCTGCAAGCCGATGCGGAGGGCAATCTGTATTACGCCAAATCCGCCCGGCACGCCCTGCCTGCTGTGGTGCCCCATCACGGCACGCTGTTGAAAGTGTCCGCGGACGGGGCATCGACGGAGATTCTGGCGACGGGTTTCCGGGCGGCCAACGGGGTTTGCCTGAATCCGGACGGCACGTTTTACGTCACCGATCAAGAAGGCCACTGGAACCCCAAGAACCGCATCAACTGGGTCCGGCCGGGCGGCTTCTACGGCAACATGTATGGTTACCATGACGTCACCGACAGCTCGGATGAGGCCATGCAGCCGCCGCTGTGCTGGATCACCAACGCCTTTGATCGTTCACCGTCGGAGTTATTGTGGGTCGATAGCGAGCGTTGGGGTCCACTGAACGGCAGCTTACTAAACTTTTCTTACGGCTACGGCAAAGCCTATATCGTGCCGCATGAAAACCTTGGCGACATCACTCAGGGCGGGATGTGCGAGTTGCCGATTCCCCAGTTCCCCACCGGAATCCATCGTGGTCGTTTCCATCCCATCGATGGGCAACTGTACTTGTGTGGGATGTTTGCCTGGGCCGGAACACAGCAGCAAGACGGCGGGCTGTACCGTTTGCGGTACACCGGCCGGCCCGTGGTCTTGCCGCTAAAGCTGACCGCTCACGGAACGTCGTTGCGGCTTCGCTTCAGCGCGGAACTCGATGACGCGGCCTTGCGAGCGGAAGATTTTCAAATCAGCACTTGGTCGCTCAAACGCAGCGCATCGTACGGCTCCAAGCACTACGACACCAAGACCTTGACGGTGGCGTCGGCGACGCTGGATTCCGATAACCGAACCGTGACGCTGCAACTGCCAGAATTAGAACCCACCTGGTGTATGGAAATCCGCTACCGTGTGCCCAGCAGCGAAGGGCAACACGTGGAAGGCGTGATCCACAATACAATTCATCAACTGTAA
- a CDS encoding Nramp family divalent metal transporter, protein MSESDEQQAIEPPQSLPGIIRYAGPGLIVAGSIVGSGELIATTKTGAQAGYSLLWLILIGCMVKVFTQIEFGRYTLISGKTTLEALSEVPGPRIRGRGNWLVWYWVIMWFASISQLGGIVGGVGQALAISVPITQMGRDYNAVEDASERELILARAQASGMLDAASPPPEATAGPTAAELRQDYDTRYSVEQNGERKSLAPADAAMWAAIVAAMTSVLLVVGRYRLIQSLSTALVGIFTALTIGNLFLLQRQEAWRVTANDVLGGLTPGLPEGSATTAVATALATFGIIGVGAGELVAYPYWCLEKGYAKFTGKFENTAAWLSRAQGWLRVMQYDSWGAMVIYTFATIAFYLLGAAILHPLDLDPQGTGMVRTLAVMYVPVFAAWAAPIFLFGAFAVLYSTFFVANAGHARVFADAMRVVGLIDHDDETRQRWVTRLSGFFPVLCLVIYLMVGEPAKLVLLSGVAQGVMLPMLAAAALYFRYHRCVDGLTPGTWWDAFLWISAGLMVVTGGWTIYAKLISYFGT, encoded by the coding sequence ATGAGCGAGTCAGATGAGCAGCAAGCGATCGAACCACCCCAGTCCCTGCCGGGCATCATCCGGTACGCCGGTCCGGGACTGATCGTTGCCGGTTCGATTGTCGGTTCCGGTGAATTGATTGCCACCACCAAGACCGGTGCCCAGGCCGGGTATTCGTTGCTGTGGTTGATCCTGATCGGTTGCATGGTCAAGGTCTTCACGCAGATCGAATTCGGGCGTTACACCTTGATCAGCGGCAAAACCACGCTGGAAGCGCTGTCCGAAGTCCCCGGACCACGGATTCGCGGCCGTGGGAATTGGTTGGTGTGGTACTGGGTGATCATGTGGTTCGCCAGTATCAGCCAGCTGGGCGGCATCGTGGGCGGTGTAGGGCAAGCCTTGGCGATCAGCGTGCCGATCACTCAAATGGGCCGCGACTACAACGCGGTGGAAGACGCCAGCGAACGCGAATTAATTCTCGCTCGTGCCCAAGCCTCCGGGATGCTGGACGCCGCCTCACCGCCGCCGGAGGCGACGGCGGGACCCACCGCGGCAGAACTTCGTCAGGACTATGACACGCGTTATTCCGTCGAACAAAACGGCGAACGCAAGTCGCTGGCACCGGCGGACGCGGCGATGTGGGCCGCGATCGTGGCGGCCATGACGTCGGTGCTATTGGTCGTCGGCCGTTACCGTTTAATTCAATCGCTATCGACCGCCCTGGTAGGCATCTTTACGGCGCTCACGATCGGCAATCTGTTTTTGTTGCAACGACAAGAGGCCTGGCGGGTGACAGCCAACGACGTCCTGGGCGGCCTGACACCAGGCCTGCCCGAGGGCTCGGCCACCACCGCCGTCGCGACCGCGCTGGCCACGTTTGGGATCATCGGCGTCGGCGCGGGCGAATTGGTGGCGTACCCCTACTGGTGTTTAGAAAAGGGCTATGCCAAGTTCACCGGAAAATTTGAAAACACGGCGGCTTGGTTGTCGCGGGCCCAAGGCTGGCTGCGGGTGATGCAATATGACTCGTGGGGTGCGATGGTGATTTACACCTTCGCCACGATCGCGTTTTATCTGCTGGGTGCGGCGATCCTGCATCCGCTGGACCTCGATCCCCAAGGCACGGGCATGGTCCGGACGCTGGCCGTGATGTACGTGCCCGTGTTTGCCGCTTGGGCCGCACCGATCTTTTTGTTCGGGGCCTTTGCCGTGTTGTACAGCACGTTTTTTGTCGCCAATGCCGGCCACGCGCGAGTCTTCGCCGATGCCATGCGAGTCGTGGGCCTGATCGATCACGACGACGAAACCAGGCAACGCTGGGTGACGCGGCTGAGCGGTTTTTTTCCGGTGCTGTGCTTGGTGATTTATCTGATGGTCGGTGAGCCCGCCAAGCTGGTGTTGCTCAGCGGCGTCGCTCAAGGCGTGATGTTGCCGATGCTGGCCGCCGCCGCGTTGTACTTCCGCTACCATCGCTGCGTGGACGGTTTGACGCCCGGAACTTGGTGGGACGCGTTTTTGTGGATCTCCGCGGGGTTGATGGTTGTCACCGGTGGGTGGACGATCTACGCCAAGTTAATTTCATACTTTGGCACGTAG
- a CDS encoding Gfo/Idh/MocA family protein has product MRFGILGTGRITRRLVADLQSTPGVQVTAIASRDAERAAWYAQQYGVATGLCGYQALLDAADVDAVYIALPPSLHAQWAIAAAAAGKHLLCEKPLATNHADALAIAEACRAGGVRWLDATGWLHHRRTAAFSERAHDGELGKLRHISTAVSFFEPFQSGDHRLVASLGGGCLLDLGWYAVGLPIWFAGQPQAVMASGIYQQDVLYRVTAMLWFDHDVTATVSCGYDTTTRKWFEVAGDSGSIVCDDFTRSWAERKPRFWTHDRTGSAQAHEFEDHQEQHMIQSFVDKSIDLSPWQRQALLTQQTLDAMLRSIASGQRETLDVKELSS; this is encoded by the coding sequence ATGCGATTTGGAATCTTAGGTACCGGGCGAATTACCCGACGATTGGTGGCCGACCTGCAGTCCACCCCGGGCGTGCAGGTCACGGCGATCGCCAGCCGCGATGCCGAGCGGGCCGCTTGGTACGCCCAGCAATACGGTGTCGCCACCGGGCTGTGTGGTTACCAGGCACTTCTGGATGCGGCCGACGTGGACGCCGTCTACATCGCTCTGCCGCCCTCACTGCACGCTCAGTGGGCGATCGCCGCCGCAGCCGCCGGCAAACACTTGCTGTGTGAAAAACCACTGGCGACCAACCACGCGGACGCTTTGGCGATCGCCGAGGCCTGCCGCGCCGGCGGCGTGCGGTGGCTGGACGCAACCGGCTGGCTGCATCATCGCCGAACGGCCGCGTTTAGCGAACGGGCCCACGACGGCGAGCTCGGAAAACTGCGTCATATCAGCACGGCCGTTTCCTTCTTTGAACCCTTTCAGTCCGGCGATCATCGTTTGGTCGCCAGCTTGGGCGGCGGTTGTTTGCTGGATTTGGGCTGGTATGCGGTAGGTTTGCCGATCTGGTTCGCTGGCCAGCCCCAAGCCGTAATGGCCAGCGGAATCTATCAGCAGGACGTGCTCTACCGCGTCACCGCAATGCTGTGGTTCGACCACGACGTGACGGCCACGGTCAGTTGCGGTTACGATACGACGACCCGCAAGTGGTTTGAAGTCGCCGGCGATTCCGGCTCCATCGTGTGTGACGATTTCACCCGCTCCTGGGCGGAACGGAAACCGCGCTTCTGGACCCATGACCGCACCGGCTCCGCTCAAGCTCATGAATTCGAGGACCACCAAGAACAGCACATGATCCAATCCTTTGTTGATAAATCGATCGACCTGTCGCCTTGGCAACGCCAAGCTCTGCTGACACAGCAAACGCTCGACGCCATGCTGCGAAGTATTGCATCGGGGCAACGTGAAACGCTGGACGTGAAGGAGCTGTCGTCGTAA
- a CDS encoding P-II family nitrogen regulator translates to MRMVTAIIQPTKLVVVREALATLGVEHLTVLDAEGYARQRGQTAMYRGLEYQVDLLRKIVIEVVIQDEALEAVLEVLRESALTGSEGQIGDGKIFVLPVVDAIRISDGTSGHTIADHVQQREA, encoded by the coding sequence ATGCGAATGGTAACCGCCATCATCCAGCCCACCAAACTGGTGGTCGTTCGCGAAGCGTTGGCCACGCTGGGGGTCGAACATCTCACGGTCTTGGACGCGGAAGGCTACGCTCGTCAGCGAGGTCAGACGGCCATGTACCGCGGGCTGGAATACCAGGTCGACCTGCTGCGAAAAATTGTTATCGAAGTGGTCATTCAAGACGAAGCCTTGGAAGCCGTGCTGGAAGTACTGCGCGAGTCCGCGCTGACCGGCAGCGAAGGCCAAATCGGCGACGGCAAAATTTTTGTGCTGCCGGTCGTGGATGCCATCCGCATCTCCGACGGTACCAGCGGACACACAATCGCCGATCACGTGCAACAGAGGGAAGCATAA